One genomic segment of Ignavibacteriota bacterium includes these proteins:
- a CDS encoding PAS domain-containing protein, which produces MSELISNIISENDTISLAYRNYFHLFTNSTNDIVFILNESGTVEFANKILLTQSHFRLEEIVGKHFFELLHEKNKSKVSDAFQNIISQKTAVKFETELIPKVGVEQLYEITLTPIFQNEKLTSLFGVGTNLSKVKAEKSKIEDLISKLTEANRLNAIERDRAQQQISVLNELNNLKNEFISNVSHELRTPLASIIGFAETIAEDKNLTLEKAEEFNQVILTESKRLAKLINDVLDFSELESEKQKLQKTSLNIIDVINECNTNIKSESENKKITLTSRIPQSEIMIYADEERMKKVISYILLNAVKFTKENGRITVIVQEFLKEVEIVISDTGIGIPEQNIPFLFDKFSKIKRTGLNLTGAGFGLVTVKQIIDLHKGLIRVKSEVNKGTSFIIRLPKYSFN; this is translated from the coding sequence GTGAGTGAATTAATTTCAAATATAATTTCTGAAAATGATACAATTTCACTTGCTTACAGAAACTATTTTCACCTTTTTACAAACTCGACAAATGACATAGTTTTTATTTTAAATGAGAGTGGAACAGTAGAGTTTGCAAATAAAATTTTACTTACTCAATCACATTTTAGGTTGGAAGAAATTGTTGGAAAGCACTTTTTTGAATTATTGCACGAGAAAAATAAATCAAAAGTTTCAGATGCATTTCAAAATATAATTAGTCAAAAAACTGCTGTAAAATTTGAAACTGAATTAATTCCAAAAGTTGGAGTTGAACAATTATATGAAATTACTTTAACGCCAATTTTCCAAAATGAAAAACTCACTTCCCTTTTTGGCGTTGGTACAAATCTTAGCAAAGTAAAAGCTGAAAAAAGCAAAATTGAAGATTTAATTTCTAAACTTACTGAAGCAAATAGACTTAATGCAATTGAAAGAGATAGAGCGCAGCAGCAAATCAGCGTTTTAAATGAATTGAACAATTTGAAAAATGAATTTATATCAAATGTTTCGCATGAGTTAAGAACGCCGCTTGCTTCCATTATTGGTTTTGCAGAAACAATTGCTGAAGATAAAAATTTAACTTTGGAAAAAGCCGAAGAATTTAATCAAGTAATTTTAACGGAAAGTAAACGGCTTGCAAAATTGATTAATGATGTTTTGGATTTTTCTGAACTGGAAAGTGAGAAACAAAAATTACAAAAAACTTCGCTTAACATTATTGATGTAATTAACGAATGTAATACTAATATTAAAAGTGAAAGTGAAAACAAGAAAATAACTTTAACATCACGCATTCCGCAATCTGAAATAATGATTTATGCGGATGAAGAAAGAATGAAAAAGGTTATATCATATATACTTTTAAATGCTGTAAAATTCACAAAAGAAAATGGAAGAATTACAGTAATAGTTCAAGAATTTTTAAAGGAAGTGGAAATTGTTATTAGCGATACCGGAATTGGAATACCTGAACAAAACATTCCTTTTCTGTTTGATAAATTCAGCAAAATAAAAAGAACCGGATTAAACTTAACCGGCGCTGGATTTGGCTTAGTTACGGTGAAGCAAATAATTGATTTACACAAAGGTCTTATAAGAGTAAAAAGTGAAGTTAATAAAGGAACAAGTTTTATTATAAGACTTCCAAAATATAGTTTTAATTAA